One Cucurbita pepo subsp. pepo cultivar mu-cu-16 chromosome LG07, ASM280686v2, whole genome shotgun sequence genomic region harbors:
- the LOC111799143 gene encoding probable pectate lyase 5 — MANPIVLLITFVLLLHMYSASSSPVADPQQVVEEVLTSINNATKRRNLGFLSCGTGNPIDDCWRCDPDWEKNRKRLADCAIGFGKGAIGGRNGKFYIVTDPSDKDVVNPKPGTLRHAVIQKEPLWITFKRDMVIKLKAELIMNSFKTIDGRGRSVHIAGGPCITIQYVTNIIIHGINIHDCKQGGNMYIRDSPDHYGWRTLSDGDGVSIFGGSHIWIDHCSLSNCQDGLIDAIRGSTAITISNNYMTHHNKVMLLGHSDSYTQDKNMQVTIAFNHFGEGLVQRMPRCRHGYFHVVNNDYTHWIMYAIGGSASPTINSQGNRYLAPDNRVRKEVTKREAAAESKWKNWNWKSEGDLMLNGAFFRKSGAGASSSYARASSLSAKPSSLVSSMTAGAGVLKCSKGSPCST; from the exons ATGGCAAACCCCATTGTTCTTCTCATAACCTtcgttcttcttctccatatGTACTCTGCTTCTTCCTCTCCAGTCGCCGATCCTCAACAAGTGGTTGAAGAAGTTCTCAC GAGCATCAACAATGCAACAAAAAGAAGGAACTTGGGGTTCCTCTCCTGCGGAACTGGAAACCCAATTGATGATTGTTGGAGGTGCGACCCCGATTGGGAGAAGAATCGAAAGCGCCTAGCCGACTGCGCCATTGGGTTCGGGAAGGGAGCCATCGGCGGCAGAAATGGAAAATTCTACATTGTCACTGACCCATCTGACAAGGACGTGGTGAACCCAAAACCAGGAACTCTCCGCCATGCCGTAATCCAAAAAGAACCTTTATGGATCACCTTCAAACGTGACATGGTCATCAAACTAAAAGCAGAGCTGATCATGAACTCTTTCAAAACCATCGACGGTCGCGGCAGATCAGTCCACATCGCCGGTGGGCCATGCATTACAATTCAGTACGTGACGAACATTATAATCCACGGCATTAACATTCACGACTGCAAGCAAGGAGGGAACATGTACATTAGAGATTCGCCGGACCATTACGGTTGGAGGACTCTGTCGGACGGGGATGGGGTTTCGATATTTGGGGGCAGCCATATTTGGATCGACCATTGCTCGCTGTCGAATTGCCAAGATGGGTTGATTGATGCGATTCGTGGGTCTACGGCTATCACAATTTCAAACAATTATATGACCCACCATAACAAAGTTATGCTTTTGGGACATAGTGATTCGTAcactcaagacaagaacatgcAAGTCACCATTGCTTTTAACCATTTTGGCGAGGGGCTGGTGCAAAGAATGCCACG ATGCCGACATGGGTATTTCCATGTGGTGAATAATGACTATACCCATTGGATTATGTACGCCATTGGTGGAAGTGCATCGCCCACAATCAATAGCCAAGGGAACAGATACCTTGCTCCTGATAACCGAGTTAGAAAAGAGGTGACAAAGCGTGAGGCTGCAGCAGAGAGCAAATGGaagaattggaattggaaatCAGAGGGAGATTTGATGTTGAATGGAGCGTTCTTCAGGAAGTCCGGTGCCGGAGCGTCGTCTAGCTATGCGAGGGCGTCCAGCTTGAGTGCCAAGCCATCGTCGTTGGTGAGTTCAATGACGGCAGGAGCAGGAGTGCTGAAATGCTCAAAGGGCTCCCCATGCTCTACTTGA
- the LOC111799144 gene encoding ALBINO3-like protein 1, chloroplastic, protein MASLSPCRPNFMFSSFPNRVPTSNPPFHAVQFRGLSHHKPFLRGSLGVARFGFKPEFLPDPDNAEGFVRELFGKAESVLYTIADAAVSASPEDVTTAKQSEDWFTGITNYMESVLKILENGLSTLHVPYAYGFAIILLTVLVKAATFPLSKKQVESATAMRSLQPQVKAVQQRYAGDQERIQIETARLYKLAGINPFAGCLPTLATIPVWIGLYRALSNVANEGLLTEGFFWIPSLAGPTTIVSRQSGSGISWLFPFVDGHPPLGWSDTLAYLVLPVLLVVSQYISVQIMQSTQNNDPNMKSSQAITQFLPLMIGYFALSVPSGLSLYWLTNNILSTAQQAWLQKSGGAKTPDKRFIDESIKQEQARVQIQSPELKSVSMSTVARESEKPTAEGVKPGERFKQIKEQEARIRQQREEEKRKAEEAAKLESQTINDSDKSAAARFVVNGSLSRQDMEEVQNSMSTSTMLHRTDVDDEVSDTSEPLPSVTQEENVVETYTGVGKEAKLNGEDQGE, encoded by the exons ATGGCTTCCTTATCTCCTTGTCGCCCAAATTTTATGTTCTCTTCATTTCCGAACCGTGTTCCGACCTCAAATCCTCCATTTCATGCGGTCCAATTCCGAGGTTTATCCCACCACAAGCCCTTCCTTCGCGGTTCCCTTGGCGTTGCGAGATTCGGGTTCAAACCCGAGTTCTTGCCTGACCCAGATAACGCCGAGGGCTTTGTGAGGGAGTTGTTCGGCAAAGCTGAGAGCGTTCTGTATACGATAGCCGACGCCGCCGTGTCTGCTTCGCCGGAAGATGTGACCACCGCCAAGCAAAGTGAGGATTGGTTTACGGGGATTACCAATTACATGGAGAGCGTCCTTAAA ATTCTTGAGAATGGACTTTCTACTCTGCATGTTCCTTATGCCTATGGTTTTGCCATTATACTCCTTACAGTTCTTGTTAAGGCTGCCACATTTCCTTTGTCAAAGAAGCAG GTAGAATCTGCAACGGCAATGCGTTCGTTGCAACCGCAAGTAAAGGCCGTTCAGCAACGTTATGCCGGGGATCAG GAGAGGATTCAAATTGAAACTGCTCGACTCTACAAATTAGCTGGAATAAACCCGTTTGCAG GATGCCTACCCACGTTGGCTACAATCCCTGTATGGATTGGACTATACAGAGCTCTTTCAAATGTGGCCAATGAG GGTCTCCTCACAGAAGGCTTTTTCTGGATACCGTCTCTGGCTGGTCCAACTACGATCGTTTCTCGACAAAGTGGGAGTGGTATCTCTTGGCTCTTTCCATTTGTT GATGGTCATCCACCACTTGGGTGGTCAGATACCTTGGCATATCTTGTCTTGCCTGTGTTGCTGGTTGTGTCGCAGTACATCTCGGTTCAGATTATGCAATCGACGCAG AATAATGATCCAAACATGAAGAGTTCTCAAGCCATAACGCAGTTCCTACCGTTAATGATTGGATATTTTGCACTTTCAGTTCCTTCTGGTCTAAGTCTTTATTG GCTTACCAATAACATCTTGAGCACAGCTCAGCAAGCATGGCTTCAAAAGTCAGGTGGTGCAAAAACCCCGGACAAACGGTTCATCGATGAAAGcatcaaacaagaacaagccCGAGTCCAGATCCAATCGCCCGAGTTAAAGTCAGTTTCGATGAGCACAGTAGCCAGAGAATCAGAGAAGCCAACAGCAGAAGGGGTAAAACCTGGTGAAAG ATTTAAACAGATAAAGGAGCAAGAGGCTAGGATAAGAcaacaaagagaagaagaaaagaggaaagcTGAAGAGGCAGCCAAGCTTGAATCTCAGACAATAAATGACAGTGACAAGAGCGCAGCTGCTAGATTTGTTGTCAATGGCAGTCTTTCTAGACAGGATATGGAGGAAGTTCAAAACTCCATGTCCACATCTACTATGCTGCATAGAACCGACGTGGACGACGAGGTTAGCGATACAAGCGAGCCTCTGCCAAGTGTAACTCAGGAAGAG AACGTAGTCGAGACGTACACCGGTGTGGGCAAGGAAGCCAAACTAAATGGAGAAGATCAAGGAGAGTAA
- the LOC111799145 gene encoding acylsugar acyltransferase 3-like, with product MDASFNTQHNLIYSTMQLQIVSRQSIKPSSPTPPHLKTHALSLFDQLAPHMYVPLVFFFRRPHAASPNPPCTSHFLQRSLSATLSRYYPFAGRIKDKLTVDCNDEGVTFLEARLGGNVTLAEILEGPKSEIVEMLFVDGLQWKHSKMGPLLAIQVTYFQCGGFAVGVLLSHKLGDLATLVKFVTDWGFITRDTTTSAQHTVNPLFHSADLFPLGDLPPMSSAVIEEGKNLTCKRFVFEASKIEALKRSISDKVKNPTRVEVVTALIYKAIISALRDSNSNPNNHPTLLLQTMNLRTRMVPPLPESTMGNIVSFFPVAAAASGEREVEVHEVVGVMRKEMGEFCDKYAKKYRTEEWVELIKKRLKEVREILSKNGKPQLIYRCSSGCNFPVYGVDFGWGAAAWVTMAAFKMKNTVMMLDDKNGGGIEALLSLDDKEMAAFQHNEELLAYASLNPTANYANYGNY from the exons ATGGATGCATCATTCAATACCCAACACAATCTAATCTATTCAACCATGCAGCTTCAAATTGTTTCAAGGCAGAGCATTAAGCCTTCTTCCCCCACGCCCCCTCATCTCAAAACTCATGCCCTCTCCCTCTTTGATCAGCTCGCCCCCCACATGTATGTTCctctcgtcttcttcttccgcCGCCCCCACGCCGCTTCCCCCAATCCCCCCTGCACATCCCACTTCCTTCAACGCTCTCTTTCCGCCACTCTGTCTCG GTACTACCCTTTCGCGGGCAGGATCAAAGACAAACTGACGGTGGACTGCAACGATGAGGGGGTCACGTTTTTGGAGGCCAGACTGGGAGGTAACGTGACACTGGCGGAGATCCTGGAAGGCCCTAAAAGTGAGATAGTGGAGATGCTATTCGTGGATGGGCTGCAATGGAAACACTCCAAAATGGGTCCTCTGTTGGCCATTCAAGTTACCTACTTTCAGTGTGGAGGATTCGCCGTCGGCGTCCTTCTGTCCCATAAGCTTGGGGATCTTGCCACGCTGGTCAAGTTCGTCACAGATTGGGGCTTCATCACTCGGGATACCACCACCTCTGCTCAACACACTGTGAACCCACTTTTTCACTCCGCCGATTTGTTCCCTCTCGGCGACCTGCCACCCATGTCCAGCGCCGTcattgaagaaggaaaaaacttGACCTGCAAACG GTTTGTGTTCGAAGCTTCAAAGATCGAAGCCCTGAAACGCAGCATCTCCGACAAAGTTAAAAATCCAACCCGAGTCGAAGTTGTGACGGCGTTGATTTACAAAGCCATTATTTCAGCATTGCgagattcaaattcaaatcccAACAACCACCCCACATTACTGTTACAAACAATGAATTTACGCACAAGGATGGTGCCGCCGCTGCCGGAGAGTACAATGGGAAATATAGTCTCATTCTTCCCGGtggccgccgccgcctccggGGAAAGAGAAGTAGAGGTACACGAGGTGGTGGGGGTAATGAGGAAAGAAATGGGTGAGTTTTGCGACAAATACGCCAAAAAGTACCGAACAGAGGAGTGGGTTGAATTGATAAAAAAGCGATTAAAGGAAGTCAGAGAAATTCTGAGCAAGAATGGAAAACCCCAATTGATTTATAGATGCAGCAGTGGCTGCAACTTCCCCGTTTATGGAGTGGATTTTGGGTGGGGAGCGGCGGCTTGGGTGACAATGGCGGCGTTCAAGATGAAGAACACGGTGATGATGTTGGACGACAAAAATGGCGGCGGCATTGAAGCTTTGCTTAGCTTGGATGACAAGGAAATGGCTGCCTTTCAGCACAATGAGGAGCTTCTTGCTTATGCTTCTCTTAATCCAACTGCAAATTATGCAAATTAtggaaattattga